In Dehalococcoidia bacterium, the sequence CGTAGAGGTTGCGATGCGTCATCATCACGCCCTTGGGTCGCGCCGTCGTGCCGGAGGTGTAGTTGATCGTGGCGAGATCCGTCTCCTGCAGGCGCGCGTCGGGCGGCTCGGCGTCGGTCGCTTCCGCCAGCAGCGCCTCGTAGCTCCGCCAGCCGTCGCGCGGGGCGCCGCCGAGCATTACGTACTCGCGCACCGTGCCCAGCGCCGGCCGGATCTCCTCCGCCACCGGCGCCAGCTCTTCGTCCACCAGAAAGACCGAGGCGCCCGCGTGGTTGACGATGTAGGTGAAGTCCGAGGGCACGAGGCGGTAGTTCAGCGGCACGAGCACAGCGCCGATCGCGCTGACGCCGTAGAACGATTCCAAGAAGCGGTGGCAGTTGGGGCTGAGGATGGCGACGCGGTCGCCTTTCGCCACGTTCAGCGCCGCCAGCGCGTTCGCCAGGCGGTTCGTGCGTGCGGCAAACTGGCTGTAGCTGAATCTCTCGTCTCCGCAGACGACGCCCTCGCGGTCGCCGTACAGCTCGACCGCGCGGCGCAGGAAGTCCGAAACCAGCAGCGGCACGTCCATCGTTCCATCCTCTCCTGACCGGCGCCCGGCCCCACGACCGGGCCTGCCTTTGAATTCAGCCTATGCGCTGCGCCCGTTGCGTCAAGCGAGCGCCGCGGGAGCGCGCTATCCTGATCGCACGATGGCGATGCGCGCGCTGCTGTTCGACCTGGGAGACACGCTCTGGCAGACCCCCGTGCCGCCTCGGCCCGGACTGGAGGCCGAGCTTGCGGCTCGCCGGCTGGCCCTCGTGCCCGGCGGCCGCGGCGAGGGTATCGATCTCACGCGCCTCGCCGCGGCGCTCCTGGAAACGACGCGGGCGGCGCAGCAGGCGGCAGCGCACGGCTCGCTGCTTTCACCGGACTTCGCCGGTCTCGCCGACACGATCATCCGCGACTTCGGCTTTGCCCGTGGCGCTGACGAGACGGCGGGCGTCTGGCGCGCCTGCTACGTGCCGATCGATCGGCTCGGCCGCCAGGTTTTTCCGGATGCGCACGCCACGCTGGCCTGGGCGCGCGCTGCAGGGCTTCGTCTCGGCGCCGTTGCCAACCACCCCTACGGCGCTGCCGCCGTCGAGGCCGAGCTGTGCAGCGCCAACCTGCGCGAATTCTTCGACGCCGTGACCGTCTCCGCCGACGTCGGCTGGCTGAAGCCGCACCCGGAGATCTTCTTCGCCGCTCTCGCTGCACTGGGCGTCACGCCTGACGAAGCCGTGATGGTGGGCGACTCGTTGAGCGTGGACGTGAAGGGCGCGATGATGATCGGGATGGCCGCGGTCTGGAAGCGCAACGGGCGGCGAGGCCGGGCCGGCGCGCGGCCGCCGATCGAGCCGACCTATCAGATCGACGACCTTGGCGAGTTGCCGCGCCTTGTGCACGGCGCCCCGGCCAGCCTGCTCACGGCCGATGCGCTCGGCTACCGCGAGGCCGGACCGGACCGCTACGCGTAGCCCCTTCGTCCGAAACCGCAAACCAACGACTCCCGCTCGTACAGATTCGAGGTGCACGGTGGCGAAGAAACCAGGTCCACGGCGCCAGAACGCCCGCGGCGCCCCGGACGCGGCCCAGCGCGAGGGCAACATCCTGCGCGCCGGCCGCTTCGCGAAGCGCATGGACCCGCTGGTCGAGGAGTACACCTCCTCGATCGAGCAGGACGCGGCGCTTCTGCCTTTCGACATCGCAGGCTCGCGCGCCCACGCCGCCATGCTCGGCCAGCAGCGCATCATCCCCGCGGCCGACGCCGCCGCGATCGAGCGCGGCCTCTCGGCCATCGCCGCGGACGCCGAGACGGGCGCCTTCCGGCTCAGGCCAGAGCAGGAAGACGTGCACATGAACGTCGAGGCCGAGCTGGAGCGGCGCATCGGCGCGCCCGCCGGCCGGCTGCACACCGCCCGCTCGCGCAACGACCAGGTCGTGAACGACTTTCGCATGCTCGTACGCGACACCGCCGAGATGGTGAGCGAGAAGCTGCACGACCTGGCCGAAGTGACCGTTAACCTGGCGGAGCAGCACCTCGACACGGTGATGCCCGGCTACACGCACCTGCAACTCGCGCAGCCTGTTCTGCTTGCCCATCACCTGCTGGCCTACTTCCAGATGTTCGCGCGCGACGCCGAGCGCTTCTGGGCCGTGAGCGAGAGCGCGAACGTGCTGGCGCTGGGCAGCGGCGCCCTCGCCGGCCTGCCCTATCCGCTCGACCGCGACTTCACCGCCAACGAGCTGGGCTTCGAGCGCGTCTCGCCCAACAGCATGGACGCCGTCTCTGACCGCGACTTCGTGCTGGAGTTCCACGCCGCCGCCGCGATCTGCATGATGCACATCTCGCGGCTCTCCGAAGAGATCATCCTCTGGTCCACGCGCGAGTTCGGCTTCATCACTCTGGACGATGCCTACGCCACCGGCTCCAGCATCATGCCGCAGAAGAAGAACCCTGACATCGCCGAGCTGGCGCGCGGGCGCACGGCCCTCGTCTACGGCAACATGGTCGCGGCGTTCGCCCTGATGAAGGCGCTGCCGCTGACCTACAACCGCGATCTGCAGGAGGACAAGGGCCCGTTCCTGCAAAGCGTGGACCTGCTGGTGCCCACGCTCGAGATCTTCGCGGCGATGCTGCCCACGATCACCTGGCACAAGCAGCGCCTGCGCGAGGCGGCCGGGGCCGGCTACTCACTGGCCACGGACATCGCCGACTACCTGGTGCACAAAGGGCTGCCCTTCCGCCAGGCGCACGAGATCGTCGGCCAGCTCGTGCGCTACGCCGACGCCCAGCACAAGGACTTCCCCGACCTCTCGCTGGGCGAGTACCGCCAGTTCTCTGACCTCTTTGACCAATCGGTGCTCAAGATCAACCTCGATACGGCGATCGACGGCCGCAACACGGCCGGCGGCACGGCGCGGCAGCAGGTGCGCGATCAGATAGCGCTGGCGCGCGAGTGGCTGAACCCGCCGAACCTGGACGAGCTGGATGAGCTGTTTGCGCAGGCCGCCTCGGCCTTCGAGCTGCCGCCGGGCGGCGGGAGGGGTGGCAGTGGCCGCAAACGCTAACGCCGTCAAGATCGCCCCGTCCATCCTCGCCGC encodes:
- a CDS encoding HAD-IA family hydrolase, with protein sequence MAMRALLFDLGDTLWQTPVPPRPGLEAELAARRLALVPGGRGEGIDLTRLAAALLETTRAAQQAAAHGSLLSPDFAGLADTIIRDFGFARGADETAGVWRACYVPIDRLGRQVFPDAHATLAWARAAGLRLGAVANHPYGAAAVEAELCSANLREFFDAVTVSADVGWLKPHPEIFFAALAALGVTPDEAVMVGDSLSVDVKGAMMIGMAAVWKRNGRRGRAGARPPIEPTYQIDDLGELPRLVHGAPASLLTADALGYREAGPDRYA
- the argH gene encoding argininosuccinate lyase, translated to MLRAGRFAKRMDPLVEEYTSSIEQDAALLPFDIAGSRAHAAMLGQQRIIPAADAAAIERGLSAIAADAETGAFRLRPEQEDVHMNVEAELERRIGAPAGRLHTARSRNDQVVNDFRMLVRDTAEMVSEKLHDLAEVTVNLAEQHLDTVMPGYTHLQLAQPVLLAHHLLAYFQMFARDAERFWAVSESANVLALGSGALAGLPYPLDRDFTANELGFERVSPNSMDAVSDRDFVLEFHAAAAICMMHISRLSEEIILWSTREFGFITLDDAYATGSSIMPQKKNPDIAELARGRTALVYGNMVAAFALMKALPLTYNRDLQEDKGPFLQSVDLLVPTLEIFAAMLPTITWHKQRLREAAGAGYSLATDIADYLVHKGLPFRQAHEIVGQLVRYADAQHKDFPDLSLGEYRQFSDLFDQSVLKINLDTAIDGRNTAGGTARQQVRDQIALAREWLNPPNLDELDELFAQAASAFELPPGGGRGGSGRKR